In Candidatus Binatia bacterium, the following are encoded in one genomic region:
- a CDS encoding cellulose binding domain-containing protein, producing the protein MPVIRRGFVTAMFCSILAVEAYAQSVDYKVTADWGSGFQAQVTVRNSQATSLTDWVVEFDQPVTMTSLWDARLVSRVGNRYTIRGATWNPHIPAGGQVSFGFVATPGGAPAPANIVVRSGSGPTPTRAATRTATRTATSLATPTPTRPRTATRTPTRTPTGGVTTPTPTRTPTRPSTFTPTFSATATRPASTATQTRPPATATATASATATVTPRPGNGVRVVFTRTGAWDGGYNADLQITNTAATAVNGWTLEFDLNDRIDALWNGRLLSGSATHRIVANETWNGTLAPNAMATIGFTASGSTALPGGCVFNGASCTIEIGAPPSPTIGPGSGIVIEGVDAAGTPALQITVPLGTSDFTLARAGGGAGSFAVASNNPDTVTPAVIGAGTLRIDARQPGRAGVRIADTTSGAVRHVGVRVRHSDGSLPGFPQHLAVGSVSEDTPDDLALWRNFGSGRKNTRVDMRYIYLNGGPLNGWYGWAGGNGARATSYIRESKKLGMIPVFVYYNIPDGGESYYTDLEHIQSSTYMSAYFDDLMKALAIVRSEGGDDVVGIVLEPDFLGYMMQLSGLQPHQITAAVHAAYDRGILVRGTDPAFPDTVAGLVQAINYLIGREAPNAVFGWQFNLWASLTDGSGIPATGLMRITDSLGIAAGRARIQLEADRIAAYYMAAGVLSYGADFVSIDKYGLDGGFGGAAAPWDSTWFWNAVHWNNYVEFAGRVHQQTGVPVVLWQIPVGHVNSSLAVNPYATGGVFPDLTNTHQRYEDSAPTYFLGDRFSTSDAQRLAYFGQSDPGYPGSVSVDGTTVTWASHMAAARDAGIVAILFGDGVGDSTHGRGSPPPDGYWWITKAQDYLEQPVPLAP; encoded by the coding sequence ATGCCTGTGATTCGTCGGGGTTTCGTGACCGCAATGTTCTGTTCGATCCTTGCCGTGGAGGCGTACGCCCAGTCGGTGGACTACAAAGTAACCGCCGACTGGGGTTCCGGCTTCCAGGCGCAGGTGACGGTGCGCAACTCGCAAGCGACTTCGCTAACCGACTGGGTGGTTGAGTTCGACCAGCCGGTGACCATGACGAGCTTGTGGGATGCCCGGCTCGTCAGCCGCGTCGGCAATCGTTACACGATACGAGGAGCGACCTGGAATCCGCATATTCCTGCCGGCGGACAGGTGTCCTTCGGTTTCGTTGCCACACCGGGCGGAGCGCCGGCCCCGGCGAACATCGTCGTGCGGTCGGGCAGCGGCCCGACACCGACCCGCGCGGCGACTCGAACGGCGACCAGAACCGCGACCTCCCTTGCCACCCCAACGCCGACGCGCCCCCGCACTGCCACCCGGACGCCGACCCGCACGCCTACGGGTGGCGTGACCACCCCGACGCCGACCCGGACTCCGACCCGCCCTTCGACGTTCACGCCCACGTTCTCGGCGACGGCGACGCGACCTGCTTCCACGGCAACCCAGACACGCCCGCCGGCCACCGCGACAGCGACAGCCTCAGCCACGGCGACCGTTACGCCCCGACCCGGCAACGGCGTGCGTGTCGTCTTCACCCGCACCGGGGCCTGGGACGGCGGCTACAACGCCGACCTGCAGATCACCAACACTGCAGCGACCGCCGTCAATGGTTGGACTCTGGAGTTCGACCTCAACGATCGCATAGACGCATTGTGGAACGGCCGGTTGCTTTCCGGGTCCGCCACGCATCGCATCGTTGCCAACGAAACCTGGAACGGCACGCTCGCTCCCAACGCGATGGCGACGATCGGCTTTACGGCGTCGGGAAGCACGGCGCTACCGGGCGGCTGCGTTTTCAACGGCGCGTCGTGCACGATCGAAATCGGGGCGCCCCCGTCGCCGACGATCGGGCCGGGCAGCGGCATCGTCATCGAGGGTGTCGACGCCGCGGGCACTCCGGCTTTGCAGATCACGGTCCCTCTCGGCACCAGCGACTTCACCCTTGCGCGCGCCGGTGGAGGTGCCGGGAGCTTCGCGGTTGCGAGCAACAACCCGGACACCGTCACCCCGGCCGTGATCGGAGCGGGCACGCTGCGTATCGATGCCCGCCAGCCGGGCCGCGCCGGCGTGCGTATCGCCGATACGACCTCCGGCGCGGTGCGTCACGTCGGCGTCCGTGTCCGCCATAGCGACGGTTCGCTGCCCGGTTTCCCGCAGCATCTCGCAGTCGGCTCGGTGAGCGAAGACACACCCGACGACCTGGCGCTGTGGCGGAACTTCGGTAGCGGCCGGAAGAACACGCGCGTCGACATGCGCTACATCTACCTCAACGGCGGTCCTCTCAACGGCTGGTACGGCTGGGCGGGAGGCAACGGCGCGCGGGCCACCAGCTACATCCGCGAGAGCAAGAAGCTCGGGATGATTCCCGTCTTCGTTTACTACAACATCCCCGACGGCGGCGAGAGCTACTACACCGATCTCGAGCATATTCAGAGTTCGACATACATGAGCGCCTACTTCGACGACCTGATGAAAGCGCTGGCGATCGTCCGTAGCGAAGGCGGCGACGACGTCGTCGGCATCGTGCTCGAGCCGGACTTCCTCGGCTACATGATGCAGCTCTCGGGTCTGCAGCCGCACCAGATAACGGCGGCGGTTCACGCCGCCTACGATCGCGGCATTCTCGTTCGCGGCACCGACCCGGCCTTTCCCGACACGGTCGCCGGACTCGTGCAGGCGATCAACTACCTGATCGGCCGCGAAGCGCCGAACGCGGTCTTCGGCTGGCAGTTCAACCTGTGGGCCAGTCTCACCGACGGCTCCGGCATCCCGGCCACCGGTCTGATGCGCATTACCGACTCGCTCGGCATCGCGGCGGGCCGCGCCCGCATCCAACTGGAGGCCGATCGCATCGCCGCGTACTACATGGCGGCGGGTGTGCTGAGTTACGGGGCCGACTTCGTCTCGATCGACAAGTACGGCCTCGACGGCGGCTTCGGCGGGGCGGCCGCTCCGTGGGATTCGACCTGGTTCTGGAACGCGGTGCACTGGAACAACTACGTGGAGTTCGCCGGGCGAGTGCACCAACAGACCGGCGTGCCAGTCGTGCTCTGGCAAATCCCCGTCGGCCACGTGAATAGCAGCCTCGCGGTGAACCCTTACGCGACCGGCGGCGTCTTTCCCGATCTGACCAACACCCACCAGCGCTACGAGGATTCGGCTCCGACCTACTTTCTTGGCGACCGGTTCTCGACTAGCGACGCGCAGCGGCTGGCGTATTTCGGGCAAAGCGATCCGGGCTACCCGGGTTCGGTGTCCGTCGACGGGACCACGGTGACCTGGGCCTCGCACATGGCGGCGGCGCGTGACGCCGGCATCGTTGCAATCCTCTTCGGCGACGGCGTCGGCGATTCGACCCATGGCCGCGGCTCGCCGCCGCCTGACGGCTACTGGTGGATCACGAAAGCGCAGGACTACCTGGAGCAGCCGGTGCCGCTGGCGCCGTGA